A genomic region of Macadamia integrifolia cultivar HAES 741 unplaced genomic scaffold, SCU_Mint_v3 scaffold401, whole genome shotgun sequence contains the following coding sequences:
- the LOC122068474 gene encoding cysteine proteinase inhibitor 6-like, producing MKVCSVLVLSIVVFFSAFCEFVSCGDDNLIRMATLGGVREVEGFQNSIEIDELGRFAVDEHNKKENKILEFAGVVKAKEQVVAGTLHHLTLEVVEAGKKKIYEAKVWVKPWMNFKELQDFKPASGSPSFTSSDLGAKQDGHKPGWRAVPAHDPIVQDAANHAVKTIQQRSNSLAPYELLEVLLAKSEVIDEVAKLNLLLKLKRGSKEEKFNVEVHKTVEGSFHLNHMQQDCT from the exons ATGAAAGTGTGTTCTGTTCTTGTATTGTCTATTGTGGTTTTCTTCTCAGCGTTTTGTGAATTCGTGTCTTGTGGTGACGATAATCTGATCAGAATGGCAACCCTTGGTGGTGTTCGTGAAGTTGAGGGGTTTCAGAACAGTATAGAGATCGATGAACTCGGTCGCTTCGCGGTTGATGAACACAACAAGAAAgag AATAAGATTCTTGAGTTTGCTGGGGTGGTGAAGGCGAAGGAACAGGTGGTTGCTGGTACTCTCCACCATCTCACTCTGGAGGTGGTTGAGGCTGGTAAGAAGAAGATCTATGAAGCCAAAGTCTGGGTGAAGCCATGGATGAACTTCAAGGAGTTGCAGGATTTCAAGCCCGCTAGTGGTTCGCCCTCATTTACCTCCTCCGACCTTGGTGCTAAGCAAG ATGGCCACAAGCCAGGATGGCGAGCAGTTCCTGCACATGATCCTATTGTCCAAGATGCAGCAAATCATGCTGTGAAGACCATCCAGCAGAGGTCTAACTCTCTGGCCCCTTATGAATTGCTGGAGGTTCTCCTTGCAAAGTCTGAG GTGATTGATGAGGTAGCCAAACTCAATCTGCTTCTCAAGCTCAAGAGGGGGAGCAAGGAAGAGAAGTTCAATGTTGAAGTACATAAGACTGTTGAAGGTAGCTTCCATTTGAATCACATGCAGCAAGACTGCACCTGA